The Hyphomicrobiales bacterium genome includes a region encoding these proteins:
- a CDS encoding FAD-dependent oxidoreductase, with protein sequence MECSFVGEALRTPLSDRYDVIIAGGGAAGLIAAVAAARGGAHTLLLERQGCLGGVATSGYVAQFVGFFNHDLQAVWGLPYEFLQRIEAAGGSDGFAKYTMAEASASPVTIYNFPFNPEIVKIVADEFVEEAGVDTLLHCQVVEVIKQDGRVTGVIVETVDGRCAFGADVVVDATGDATVAHRAGMPMQTDNATVDQRQPTSLVFRLSNVDVKRFRAIPRAEKRALVLAGLERGELFWESLSFMSTPGGYDAICLMSRIRACKGIAFSIGV encoded by the coding sequence TTGGAATGTTCGTTCGTCGGTGAAGCGCTACGCACCCCCTTATCGGATCGCTATGACGTGATCATTGCGGGCGGAGGTGCAGCGGGCCTGATTGCGGCCGTGGCGGCGGCGCGCGGCGGAGCGCACACGCTTCTTCTCGAACGGCAGGGATGCCTCGGCGGTGTCGCAACGTCGGGCTATGTCGCGCAGTTCGTCGGCTTCTTTAATCACGACCTTCAGGCCGTCTGGGGCTTGCCTTATGAGTTTCTCCAACGGATCGAGGCAGCCGGAGGGAGCGACGGTTTCGCCAAATACACCATGGCCGAAGCGTCGGCCTCGCCGGTCACCATCTACAACTTCCCGTTCAATCCGGAAATCGTGAAGATTGTCGCCGACGAGTTTGTCGAAGAAGCCGGCGTCGATACTCTGCTTCACTGCCAGGTCGTCGAGGTCATCAAACAGGACGGCCGTGTCACCGGCGTCATCGTGGAGACCGTCGACGGCCGATGTGCTTTCGGCGCCGATGTCGTGGTCGATGCGACAGGCGACGCCACCGTCGCGCACCGGGCCGGCATGCCCATGCAAACCGACAACGCCACGGTCGACCAACGCCAGCCCACCTCGCTGGTCTTCCGGCTGTCAAACGTCGACGTGAAGCGTTTCCGCGCCATTCCGCGTGCAGAGAAAAGAGCGCTCGTCCTTGCCGGATTGGAAAGGGGCGAGCTGTTCTGGGAGAGTCTGTCATTCATGAGCACGCCGGGCGGCTACGACGCCATATGTCTCATGAGCCGTATTCGAGCTTGTAAAGGAATCGCATTTTCGATTGGCGTGTGA
- a CDS encoding tripartite tricarboxylate transporter permease, whose translation MNWDAAGQGLAATFTPNVFGGIAVGLLIGLVFGAVPGLHGVLAIVLVLPFVWGMDPFVAFAILLSLTAAVQTSNTFPAFYFNVPGSPSAAATVIDGYPMAKNGEAAKGLVASFCASAVGGVVAAAILFLLLPLLRPLALAVATPERLMLVVLGLFSVSALSGRQIVKGLLTCLFGLLIGTVGQDPQYGHYRYTFGSAFLYDGINLVPLVMGLFALPEVISLAARGQIASDGMIRVGHGLRDGVRAVIRHKWLMLACGAIGTTIGALPGLGGTAAAFYAYAFAVSSTRRDDRDGFGHGDVRGVIAPESANNASAVGELVPLLAFGIPGGATTAVLLSAFLILGITPGGPMFGEHLPLTYAMVFIMVIANIVATVVCIAVTGRTAPITALRCDLLIPVIMFFVLFGAYAGLPDIGSLAVTLVFGVLGYLMTSGEWPRVPLLVGFILGPLVENNLFIALASYGPGFLLRPVPLVVIAVIVVVFAAGLVRRLRR comes from the coding sequence ATGAACTGGGATGCCGCCGGGCAGGGTCTGGCCGCCACCTTCACGCCGAACGTGTTCGGCGGCATCGCCGTGGGTCTCCTCATCGGCCTGGTATTCGGGGCGGTGCCCGGGCTCCACGGCGTCCTGGCCATCGTGCTGGTGCTGCCATTCGTCTGGGGAATGGATCCGTTCGTGGCCTTCGCCATCCTGCTGTCGCTGACTGCGGCTGTGCAGACGTCAAACACCTTCCCGGCCTTCTACTTCAACGTGCCGGGCAGCCCGTCAGCGGCCGCGACCGTGATCGACGGCTACCCGATGGCAAAAAATGGCGAGGCCGCCAAGGGACTGGTGGCCTCGTTCTGCGCCTCGGCCGTCGGTGGCGTGGTGGCCGCCGCGATCCTGTTCCTGCTGCTGCCACTGCTGCGGCCCCTCGCCTTGGCGGTGGCCACGCCAGAGCGGCTGATGCTGGTGGTGCTGGGCCTGTTCTCGGTCAGCGCCCTGAGCGGACGCCAGATTGTCAAGGGGCTGCTGACCTGCCTGTTCGGGCTTCTGATCGGGACCGTCGGGCAGGACCCGCAGTACGGCCACTACCGCTACACCTTCGGCAGTGCGTTCCTGTACGACGGCATCAATCTCGTCCCGCTGGTTATGGGCCTGTTCGCCCTGCCCGAGGTCATCAGCCTGGCAGCGCGCGGCCAGATCGCAAGCGATGGCATGATCCGAGTGGGTCACGGCCTGCGCGACGGCGTACGGGCGGTAATTCGACACAAGTGGCTCATGCTGGCCTGCGGGGCGATCGGAACGACGATCGGCGCGCTGCCAGGCCTGGGCGGTACGGCTGCGGCCTTCTACGCCTACGCCTTCGCAGTCAGCTCCACACGGCGCGACGACCGTGACGGCTTCGGCCACGGCGACGTGCGCGGCGTCATCGCGCCGGAAAGCGCCAACAACGCGTCTGCCGTCGGTGAGCTGGTGCCCCTGCTAGCCTTCGGGATTCCCGGCGGCGCGACGACCGCTGTGCTGCTCTCTGCCTTCCTGATCCTCGGCATCACCCCGGGCGGGCCGATGTTCGGCGAACACCTGCCGCTCACCTACGCAATGGTCTTCATCATGGTGATCGCCAACATCGTGGCTACTGTCGTGTGTATCGCCGTGACCGGCCGCACCGCTCCCATCACCGCGCTGCGTTGCGACCTGCTGATTCCAGTGATCATGTTCTTCGTCCTGTTCGGCGCCTACGCCGGGCTGCCCGATATCGGCTCGCTGGCCGTCACGCTGGTGTTCGGCGTGCTCGGCTATCTCATGACGAGCGGCGAGTGGCCGCGGGTGCCGCTTCTAGTCGGCTTCATCCTGGGTCCGCTGGTGGAGAACAACCTGTTCATCGCGCTGGCGAGCTACGGCCCAGGTTTCCTATTGCGTCCCGTTCCGCTGGTGGTGATCGCGGTCATCGTCGTGGTGTTCGCGGCCGGGCTTGTCCGTCGGTTGCGGCGATGA
- a CDS encoding tripartite tricarboxylate transporter substrate-binding protein gives MGFLNRFTRRSAGLLAALWLGGAAAIGMLATTPSASAQEVYAGETLTLVVPFPAGGTFDGLARIVAQNLPRFIPGEPTIIVNNQPGGGGIIGTRAVFNAKSDGLTLIHRPSMGILQGALNQAEGVDYAKFDWLGAVAGASYVVIVRSDLVDKGVEALAADRTPIKLGVNAPGGLIYETTKMLAKMGALNVQIVAGYQGGNPIFLAIRQGEIDGLVGSSEILLAQSLMNEMYRGGSIKMLMNFGGSPAPAELRETVAALPKLRDSLTDPVDIAAIDAVNGVIEISRVFAAAPNTPPERLAALRKAFSALLEDPQFIDEVTKAGFQPAPVGPEQTEAIVKSVAELPDNVKERLKALLE, from the coding sequence ATGGGTTTTCTGAACAGGTTCACGCGACGGTCGGCGGGGCTGCTGGCCGCCCTTTGGCTGGGCGGTGCGGCGGCGATCGGCATGCTGGCGACGACGCCTTCGGCCTCGGCGCAGGAGGTCTACGCGGGCGAGACCCTCACTCTCGTGGTGCCCTTCCCGGCAGGCGGCACCTTCGACGGGCTGGCCCGCATCGTCGCCCAGAATCTGCCCCGGTTCATCCCGGGCGAGCCGACCATCATCGTCAATAACCAACCGGGCGGAGGCGGCATCATCGGCACTCGGGCGGTCTTTAACGCCAAGTCGGACGGGCTGACCCTCATCCACCGGCCGTCGATGGGCATTCTCCAGGGCGCACTGAACCAAGCCGAGGGCGTGGACTACGCGAAATTCGACTGGCTCGGCGCGGTGGCCGGTGCTTCCTATGTGGTGATTGTCAGGTCGGACTTGGTCGACAAGGGCGTCGAGGCGCTTGCGGCGGATCGGACGCCGATCAAGCTGGGCGTGAACGCCCCCGGCGGCCTGATTTACGAGACCACCAAGATGCTGGCAAAGATGGGGGCCCTGAACGTCCAGATCGTGGCCGGCTATCAGGGCGGCAATCCGATCTTTCTTGCCATTCGCCAGGGCGAGATCGACGGGCTCGTCGGCAGCTCCGAAATCCTGCTCGCCCAGTCGCTGATGAACGAGATGTACAGAGGCGGGTCTATCAAGATGCTCATGAATTTTGGTGGATCGCCGGCGCCAGCGGAACTGCGTGAGACGGTGGCTGCACTGCCCAAGCTGCGCGATAGCCTCACCGACCCGGTTGACATCGCGGCCATCGACGCAGTCAACGGCGTCATCGAGATCTCCCGTGTCTTCGCGGCGGCGCCGAACACTCCGCCCGAGCGGCTCGCCGCCCTGCGTAAGGCATTCTCCGCGCTTCTGGAGGATCCGCAGTTCATCGATGAGGTTACCAAGGCCGGCTTCCAGCCGGCGCCCGTCGGACCCGAGCAGACCGAGGCGATTGTGAAGTCGGTGGCTGAGCTGCCGGACAACGTGAAGGAGCGGCTAAAGGCGCTGCTGGAATAG
- a CDS encoding FAD-dependent oxidoreductase produces MVHWDSEYDVVVVGSGGAGLAAALSASEAGLKPVVLEKGERLGGSTCYSYGLVWFGTNHLAEAAGIPDSRDDVIRYMRFLSGGYQVEERMLALVDRGPDVLALYSRCGLRFRLSRVKDVYYGSVPGAVATGRSVEHDLISGHELGDWRECILLPPVIPYTLLMDEMLAWGGLNNMGNWDQALMEERLRKDIRGLGVALVTGFVKALLDRGVTLRTDAAVDRLVMDNGRVTGVALAGGERIAGHLGTVIATGGYESNDDLVANYEGLPRWYSQFPETLTGDGLVMAAEQGASVHRIHQTFRLHLGFCVPSEQPDRKPEFRLASIVELCSPHTVVVNRFGSRFANEAYFQSVAAAVRHYDGVAHSYTNLPAYLIFDQQFVDKFSFAGLPARTALPEWVARADSVEELARMLDVDPGGLGATVERFNGFVAAGADADFGRGTEGWRLDETEPRSAEQRLGTLAAPPFYGVELRPSSPASAGLETDIHGRVLHLRRNVIPGLYASGNASSHTEMGVGYQSGLGLAAAFTFSHLAVQHMAQARVQAAE; encoded by the coding sequence TTGGTTCACTGGGACAGCGAATACGACGTTGTGGTCGTGGGCTCCGGTGGGGCCGGGCTTGCGGCCGCACTTTCCGCTTCCGAGGCTGGCCTGAAGCCTGTGGTGCTGGAGAAGGGGGAGCGCCTGGGCGGCAGCACCTGCTACTCTTACGGCTTGGTTTGGTTCGGCACCAACCACTTGGCCGAGGCGGCCGGCATCCCCGACAGTCGTGACGACGTCATCCGCTACATGCGGTTTCTGAGCGGCGGCTACCAGGTCGAGGAGCGCATGTTGGCGCTTGTCGACCGCGGACCCGACGTCCTTGCCTTATACAGTCGCTGCGGCCTGCGCTTTCGCCTGTCGCGGGTCAAGGACGTCTACTACGGCTCGGTCCCCGGCGCCGTCGCCACCGGACGATCGGTGGAGCACGACCTGATCTCGGGACACGAACTCGGCGATTGGCGCGAATGCATCCTGCTGCCGCCCGTCATTCCGTACACTCTCCTGATGGACGAGATGCTCGCCTGGGGCGGGTTGAACAACATGGGCAACTGGGACCAGGCCCTGATGGAGGAGCGTCTCCGAAAGGATATCCGTGGTCTCGGGGTCGCCCTGGTTACCGGCTTCGTCAAGGCGTTGCTCGATCGTGGAGTCACGCTGCGGACGGATGCGGCGGTCGACCGGCTGGTCATGGACAATGGCCGCGTGACCGGCGTGGCGCTGGCAGGCGGCGAGCGCATCGCCGGCCACTTGGGCACTGTCATCGCCACCGGCGGTTATGAATCGAATGACGACCTCGTTGCCAACTACGAGGGGCTGCCGCGCTGGTATTCCCAGTTCCCCGAAACATTGACCGGAGACGGGCTGGTCATGGCCGCAGAGCAGGGTGCTTCCGTCCACCGCATCCACCAGACCTTCCGGCTGCACCTTGGGTTCTGCGTGCCTTCGGAGCAGCCGGACAGAAAGCCTGAATTCCGCCTGGCCAGCATCGTAGAGCTGTGCAGCCCGCACACCGTGGTCGTCAACCGCTTCGGCAGTCGCTTCGCCAACGAGGCCTATTTCCAGTCGGTGGCGGCCGCGGTTCGCCACTACGACGGTGTAGCCCACTCCTACACAAACCTGCCGGCCTACCTGATCTTCGATCAGCAGTTTGTGGACAAGTTCTCCTTCGCTGGACTTCCGGCCCGAACTGCGCTCCCGGAGTGGGTGGCGCGTGCCGACAGCGTGGAGGAGCTGGCCCGGATGCTGGACGTCGACCCGGGCGGCCTGGGAGCGACGGTGGAGCGCTTCAACGGCTTCGTCGCCGCTGGCGCTGATGCCGATTTCGGCCGCGGCACCGAGGGGTGGCGGCTCGACGAGACGGAGCCGCGCAGTGCCGAGCAGCGGCTCGGCACTCTCGCCGCACCGCCGTTTTACGGCGTCGAGCTGCGCCCGAGTTCGCCTGCCTCCGCAGGGCTGGAGACCGACATCCACGGCCGCGTCCTGCACCTGCGTCGAAACGTCATCCCCGGACTCTATGCCAGCGGCAACGCATCGTCCCACACCGAGATGGGCGTAGGCTATCAGTCCGGGCTCGGGCTCGCCGCAGCCTTCACCTTTAGTCACCTGGCGGTTCAGCACATGGCTCAGGCCAGGGTACAGGCGGCGGAATAG